In Candidatus Palauibacter soopunensis, a single genomic region encodes these proteins:
- a CDS encoding GntG family PLP-dependent aldolase translates to MRAAMAAAPVGDDCYGDDPTVLELERRTASILGKEAAMYVPTGTMSNQLALRAHTEPGDTVLIGPGAHIWFGEGGAPSPISGVVIRPLEGERGMFGAATLRAALNLDMGTVRARMQSPVRLVCAENTHNGAGGAVWPPDLLREMLAAAREAGLATHLDGARLWNATAATGIPEAEFAAGFDTVNVCFSKALGAPLGSVLAGPADLIERARRFKQLYGGGFRQAGIVAAGALYALEHHRGRLAEDHARARTLARGLAAIPGLAVDVEAVETNIVRFRTAAVDAPKFAARCRENGVLLNAYSRRDLRVIPHLHTTDDDVAGALDVFRAAAAA, encoded by the coding sequence ATGCGGGCGGCGATGGCGGCGGCGCCCGTGGGTGACGACTGCTACGGCGACGACCCGACGGTGCTCGAACTGGAGCGGCGGACGGCGTCGATCCTCGGCAAGGAAGCCGCCATGTACGTGCCGACGGGGACGATGAGCAACCAGCTCGCCCTGCGGGCGCACACGGAGCCGGGCGACACTGTGCTCATCGGTCCGGGAGCGCACATCTGGTTCGGCGAAGGGGGCGCGCCGTCGCCGATCTCCGGGGTCGTCATCCGGCCGCTCGAGGGCGAACGCGGCATGTTCGGCGCGGCGACGCTGCGGGCGGCGCTCAATCTCGACATGGGGACCGTGCGCGCGCGCATGCAGTCGCCCGTGCGGCTGGTGTGCGCCGAAAACACGCACAATGGGGCGGGCGGCGCCGTGTGGCCGCCGGACCTCCTGCGCGAGATGCTCGCCGCCGCGCGCGAAGCCGGCCTCGCGACCCACCTCGACGGCGCCCGGCTGTGGAACGCGACCGCGGCCACCGGCATCCCCGAGGCGGAGTTCGCGGCGGGCTTCGACACGGTGAACGTCTGCTTCTCCAAGGCGCTCGGTGCCCCGCTGGGTTCCGTCCTCGCCGGCCCGGCCGATCTCATCGAGCGCGCCCGCCGCTTCAAGCAGCTCTACGGCGGCGGCTTCCGGCAGGCGGGGATCGTCGCCGCGGGCGCCCTGTACGCGCTCGAACACCACCGCGGGCGGCTGGCGGAGGACCACGCCCGGGCGAGGACGCTGGCCCGTGGGCTCGCCGCGATCCCCGGCCTGGCGGTCGACGTCGAAGCCGTGGAGACGAACATCGTCCGCTTCCGGACGGCAGCGGTCGATGCGCCGAAGTTCGCGGCCCGCTGCCGCGAGAACGGAGTCCTGCTGAACGCCTACAGCCGGCGGGACCTGCGGGTCATCCCCCACCTCCACACGACGGATGACGATGTGGCGGGGGCGCTGGACGTGTTCCGGGCGGCCGCGGCGGCCTAG
- a CDS encoding amidase → MATDSGRPALDRRAFMASLSALGLGGTALPAALWARTNQGQEAVTRADISAAVRVAGLDFSEDEVELMVEEVNAMRERYAQLRTMGMPNSVVPALHFDPVLPGTSYPAPSASTVFRYTRPRGLERPANLEELAFRPVTDLAQLVRARQVTSTELTEMYLGRLRAHGDTLLAVIALTEDLAMRQAARADAEIARGYYRGPLHGIPWGAKDLLSEDETLTTWGAKPYEDQYIPEDSTVGRKLEEAGAVLVAKLTLGALARGDVWYGGLTRNPWNLEQGSSGSSAGSTAAVVAGLVGFAIGSETLGSIVSPSTRCGASGLRPTFGRVSRAGAMALSWSMDKLGPICRSVEDCAIVLDAIQGSDDQDPTARDVAFDWDPERPLSDLRVAYVPSAFEEEREDVEWKAFDETSLEVVRGLGIDPVPVELPDDLPYDAMRIILSAEQGAAFDDLILSGREDDLVLQGENARPNIMRTGRMIPASEYIQANRLRTIAMHRFARAMEGIDVVVTPSFGGSMLLLTNLTGHPQVVIPNGYRSEDGTPTSISFVGKLFGDAEALRLAKAVQDATEHHLQRPPQFAS, encoded by the coding sequence ATGGCTACTGATTCCGGCCGTCCCGCACTCGATCGGCGGGCGTTCATGGCGTCGTTGTCGGCGCTCGGGTTGGGCGGGACGGCGCTTCCGGCCGCGCTGTGGGCGCGCACCAACCAGGGGCAGGAGGCCGTCACCCGGGCCGATATCAGCGCCGCCGTGCGCGTCGCCGGACTCGACTTCAGCGAGGATGAGGTCGAACTCATGGTGGAGGAGGTGAACGCGATGCGGGAGCGGTACGCGCAGCTCCGCACGATGGGGATGCCGAACTCCGTCGTCCCCGCCCTCCACTTCGATCCCGTGCTTCCGGGAACCTCCTATCCGGCCCCATCCGCGTCGACCGTCTTCCGCTACACGCGTCCCCGGGGCCTCGAGCGGCCCGCCAATCTCGAGGAACTCGCGTTCCGACCGGTGACCGACCTGGCTCAACTGGTCCGCGCGCGGCAGGTGACGTCGACCGAACTCACGGAGATGTACCTGGGTCGGCTGCGCGCCCACGGCGATACGCTGCTGGCCGTGATCGCGCTCACCGAGGACCTCGCCATGCGGCAGGCGGCGCGCGCCGACGCCGAGATCGCGCGGGGATACTACCGGGGGCCGCTGCACGGGATCCCCTGGGGGGCCAAGGATCTTCTTTCCGAGGACGAAACGCTCACGACGTGGGGCGCCAAGCCCTACGAAGACCAGTACATCCCCGAAGACTCCACCGTGGGGCGGAAGCTCGAGGAAGCGGGCGCGGTGCTCGTCGCGAAGCTCACGCTGGGGGCGCTGGCGCGCGGGGATGTGTGGTACGGGGGGCTGACGCGGAACCCGTGGAACCTCGAGCAGGGGTCGAGCGGGTCTTCCGCCGGGTCCACGGCGGCCGTCGTGGCGGGGCTCGTCGGATTCGCGATCGGGAGCGAGACGCTGGGTTCCATCGTCTCTCCCTCCACGCGCTGCGGCGCCTCGGGGCTCCGGCCCACCTTCGGGCGGGTGAGCCGGGCGGGGGCGATGGCCCTCTCGTGGTCCATGGACAAGCTGGGGCCGATCTGCCGCAGCGTGGAGGACTGCGCGATCGTGCTCGACGCGATCCAGGGATCGGACGACCAGGATCCGACGGCGCGCGACGTGGCCTTCGACTGGGACCCGGAGCGGCCGCTCTCGGACCTGCGCGTCGCCTACGTGCCGTCCGCGTTCGAAGAGGAGCGGGAGGATGTGGAGTGGAAGGCGTTCGATGAGACGTCGCTGGAGGTTGTACGCGGGCTCGGGATCGACCCGGTGCCCGTCGAACTCCCGGACGACCTCCCCTACGACGCGATGCGGATCATCCTCAGCGCGGAGCAGGGGGCGGCGTTCGACGACCTGATCCTGAGCGGGCGGGAAGACGATCTCGTGCTGCAGGGGGAGAACGCGCGCCCCAACATCATGCGCACGGGGCGCATGATCCCCGCGTCCGAGTACATCCAGGCGAACCGGCTGCGCACGATCGCCATGCACCGCTTCGCGCGGGCGATGGAGGGGATCGACGTCGTCGTCACGCCGAGCTTCGGGGGGTCGATGCTCCTGCTCACGAACCTCACGGGCCACCCGCAGGTCGTGATCCCGAACGGATACCGCTCGGAGGACGGGACGCCGACGAGCATTTCGTTCGTCGGCAAGCTGTTCGGCGACGCGGAGGCGCTGCGGCTCGCGAAGGCGGTGCAGGACGCGACGGAGCACCACCTGCAGCGTCCGCCGCAGTTCGCTTCGTGA
- a CDS encoding aminotransferase class V-fold PLP-dependent enzyme codes for MNPDVRALFPGASEQPYFDISANSLMAEPVRAAIERHLGGRTSGRGDKTEMVATVNRARSSFGALIGAAADEVAITKNVSDGLNLFGASLPWQAGDNVVLCPALEHPNNIYLWYSLVRTHGIEVRPVAPEDGHVPVEAMAAAMDERTRLVTIPSITFAPGFVTDMKAIAAAARRVGALTLVDAAQSIGAHRTDVNELGVDALAVAAQKALLSVYGFGFLYVRREVAETLTPVHVARFGIELDAHETAYSDDELRFRPGALRFDVGNYNYLGAAATDAALDLLGGWGVARIEAHVRSLAARLVNGLLDLGLPVVGGSPGPHLAHIVSVGESGGGRHYTADDPAMNSLYDHLTAAGIRLAIRTGMLRFSIGVYNDESDIDRVVEAAEAWCARTRYGQAVREDDNGY; via the coding sequence ATGAACCCGGATGTGAGAGCGCTCTTCCCCGGCGCGAGCGAGCAGCCCTACTTCGACATCTCCGCGAACTCGCTGATGGCCGAGCCGGTGCGGGCGGCGATCGAGCGTCATCTGGGTGGGAGGACGTCGGGGCGGGGCGACAAGACGGAGATGGTGGCCACCGTCAATCGCGCGCGGTCGTCGTTCGGAGCCCTCATCGGCGCGGCCGCGGACGAGGTCGCGATCACGAAGAATGTCTCCGACGGTCTCAACCTGTTCGGCGCGAGCCTCCCGTGGCAGGCGGGCGACAACGTGGTGCTGTGCCCCGCGCTCGAGCACCCGAACAACATCTACCTCTGGTACAGCCTCGTCCGCACGCACGGGATCGAGGTGCGGCCGGTCGCGCCGGAGGACGGGCACGTTCCGGTCGAGGCGATGGCCGCGGCGATGGACGAACGCACGCGGCTCGTGACGATCCCGAGCATCACCTTCGCGCCGGGGTTCGTGACCGACATGAAGGCGATCGCGGCCGCGGCCCGGAGGGTCGGGGCGCTGACGCTGGTGGACGCGGCGCAATCGATCGGCGCGCACCGCACGGACGTCAACGAACTCGGCGTCGATGCGCTGGCCGTCGCGGCGCAGAAGGCCCTCCTCTCGGTGTACGGGTTCGGCTTCCTGTATGTGCGGCGCGAGGTGGCCGAGACGTTGACGCCGGTGCACGTGGCGCGGTTCGGGATCGAACTCGACGCGCACGAGACGGCGTACTCGGACGATGAACTCCGCTTCCGCCCGGGCGCCCTCCGCTTCGACGTGGGCAACTACAACTATCTCGGGGCGGCGGCGACCGATGCGGCGCTGGACCTGCTGGGCGGTTGGGGCGTGGCGCGCATCGAGGCGCATGTGCGCAGTCTGGCGGCCCGTCTCGTCAATGGACTGCTGGACCTCGGCCTTCCGGTCGTCGGCGGGAGTCCGGGACCCCACCTGGCGCACATCGTCTCGGTCGGCGAGAGCGGCGGCGGCCGCCACTACACGGCCGACGACCCCGCCATGAACTCGCTCTACGACCACCTGACCGCCGCCGGCATCCGCCTCGCGATCCGCACCGGCATGCTCCGCTTCTCCATCGGCGTCTACAACGACGAGTCCGACATCGACCGCGTCGTAGAGGCCGCCGAAGCGTGGTGTGCTCGCACACGGTATGGTCAGGCGGTCAGGGAGGACGACAATGGCTACTGA